A genome region from Thermococcus onnurineus NA1 includes the following:
- a CDS encoding MoaD/ThiS family protein: MIRIRLMGVFAYLAKARELNVRIEDKKTVDEILREVIPRYDEFKEKIIFINGQPARGDAEVTDGDEIKVMPVLSGG; the protein is encoded by the coding sequence ATGATCAGGATCAGACTAATGGGAGTTTTCGCTTATCTAGCAAAGGCGAGGGAGCTCAACGTGAGGATAGAGGACAAGAAAACTGTGGACGAGATTCTGAGAGAGGTAATTCCAAGGTACGACGAGTTCAAGGAGAAGATCATCTTCATCAACGGGCAACCTGCAAGAGGCGACGCCGAGGTTACCGACGGCGATGAGATCAAGGTGATGCCGGTTTTGAGCGGGGGCTGA